The following coding sequences are from one Triticum dicoccoides isolate Atlit2015 ecotype Zavitan chromosome 4A, WEW_v2.0, whole genome shotgun sequence window:
- the LOC119289134 gene encoding uncharacterized protein LOC119289134 produces the protein MSKYVELLDMGVRIAARFHSHCPQTARMYYKPPQSASTSGAAEAAPTDRTKAAGFGGGEDVAAGFRPFAASGALGAGVVQPRFGFDTAQVLIYEVV, from the coding sequence ATGTCGAAGTACGTGGAGCTGCTGGACATGGGCGTGCGCATCGCCGCCAGGTTCCACTCCCACTGCCCGCAGACGGCGCGCATGTACTACAAGCCGCCGCAGTCCGCCTCCACGTCGGGCGCCGCCGAGGCCGCGCCGACGGATCGGACGAAGGCGGCCGGCTTTGGCGGCGGCGAGGACGTGGCTGCTGGCTTCCGGCCCTTCGCCGCGTCGGGAGCTCTCGGCGCCGGCGTCGTCCAGCCGCGGTTCGGCTTCGACACCGCGCAGGTCCTCATCTACGAGGTCGTATGA
- the LOC119289135 gene encoding uncharacterized protein LOC119289135, producing MSKYVEMLDMGVRIAARFHSHCPQTARMYYKPPQSTSSSSSGAAEAATTDRRAAGFDGGEDVAAGFRPFAASGALGAGVVQPRFGFDTA from the coding sequence ATGTCCAAGTACGTGGAGATGCTGGACATGGGCGTGCGCATCGCCGCCAGGTTCCACTCCCACTGCCCGCAGACGGCGCGCATGTACTACAAGCCGCCGCAGTCCACCTCCTCGTCGTCATCGGGCGCCGCCGAGGCCGCCACGACGGATCGGAGGGCAGCCGGCTTTGACGGTGGCGAGGACGTGGCGGCTGGCTTCCGGCCCTTCGCAGCCTCGGGAGCTCTCGGCGCCGGCGTCGTCCAGCCGCGGTTCGGCTTCGACACCGCGTAG